Proteins found in one Labrenzia sp. VG12 genomic segment:
- the bmt gene encoding betaine--homocysteine S-methyltransferase: MSKLENLLAAKGALLADGATGTNLFDMGLLSGDAPELWNTDEPDKIRALHQSFVDAGSDIILTNTFGGNRHRLKLHNAQDRVKELNIAGVHLAKEVAATVEREVLIGGSVGPTGELFQPLGALSYEDGVAAFKEQMEGLVEGGADILWVETMSAVEEMKAAAEAAQAFDLPLVITASFDTAGKTMMGLAPKGLGDLQSQFACTPVAIGSNCGVGASDLLAAIMEITEAYPDAIVVAKANCGIPQIQGDEVVYTGTPELMAKYTHMALDAGARIIGGCCGTSPVHLAAMRGALDVHTAGNRPTLEKVLEEIGPLVSPPNKEADAARAEGEGAGSGRRRGRRRG, from the coding sequence ATGTCCAAGCTGGAAAATCTGCTGGCCGCCAAGGGGGCATTGCTCGCGGACGGGGCGACAGGGACCAATCTCTTTGACATGGGGTTGTTGTCCGGCGACGCGCCGGAACTCTGGAACACGGACGAACCGGACAAGATCAGGGCTTTGCACCAGTCCTTTGTTGATGCAGGGTCCGACATCATCTTGACCAACACCTTCGGCGGCAATCGCCACAGGCTCAAGCTGCACAACGCCCAGGACCGGGTAAAGGAACTCAACATCGCCGGTGTCCATCTGGCCAAGGAAGTGGCGGCGACCGTTGAACGGGAGGTTCTGATCGGCGGATCTGTCGGGCCGACCGGCGAACTGTTTCAGCCGCTCGGCGCCCTGAGCTATGAAGACGGTGTTGCTGCGTTCAAGGAACAGATGGAGGGCCTTGTCGAAGGCGGCGCCGATATCCTCTGGGTCGAAACCATGTCGGCGGTGGAAGAAATGAAAGCCGCCGCGGAAGCCGCACAGGCCTTCGACTTGCCGCTGGTGATCACGGCAAGCTTCGACACGGCCGGCAAGACCATGATGGGGCTTGCGCCAAAGGGACTGGGCGATCTGCAGTCGCAATTTGCCTGCACGCCGGTGGCCATCGGCTCGAATTGCGGCGTCGGCGCGTCCGACCTGCTGGCGGCGATCATGGAAATCACCGAGGCCTATCCAGATGCGATTGTCGTTGCCAAGGCCAATTGCGGCATTCCGCAGATCCAGGGGGACGAGGTCGTCTATACCGGTACGCCGGAGCTGATGGCCAAATACACGCACATGGCGCTGGATGCCGGTGCCCGGATCATCGGTGGCTGCTGCGGCACCTCTCCGGTTCACCTTGCGGCCATGCGCGGAGCGCTTGACGTGCACACTGCCGGCAACCGGCCGACCCTGGAAAAGGTGCTGGAGGAAATCGGGCCGCTGGTGTCTCCTCCCAACAAGGAAGCGGATGCAGCGAGGGCCGAAGGCGAGGGAGCCGGTTCGGGGCGCCGCCGCGGTCGCAGGCGCGGCTAA
- a CDS encoding putative quinol monooxygenase, with product MIFVIATLQTTEENRQQLISASQICIEATRREDGCLSYDLHQSVSDPNTLVFVERWQDRQALEAHFATPHLSAWREAARPLVVDKSVEIIQPEAIETL from the coding sequence ATGATTTTCGTGATCGCGACCCTCCAGACAACCGAAGAGAACCGGCAACAACTGATCTCGGCGAGCCAAATCTGTATCGAGGCCACCCGCAGGGAAGACGGCTGCCTGTCCTACGATCTGCACCAAAGTGTCAGCGACCCGAACACGCTTGTCTTTGTGGAACGCTGGCAGGACCGGCAGGCGCTGGAGGCCCATTTTGCCACACCGCATCTTTCTGCCTGGCGAGAGGCAGCACGCCCGCTTGTCGTCGACAAGAGCGTCGAGATCATCCAACCGGAGGCCATTGAAACCCTCTGA
- a CDS encoding ferric reductase-like transmembrane domain-containing protein: protein MRLFGLILIAAASLVPLIWFAPLAAERDPVAVFSQYIGSAALILMGINQFIATRAPGLETVFGPLDRIYVLHKWLGVIAMVCLGLHDIIDAEMNGLRGGPLAGIAEDIGEVSLYGLLILVLASVITFIPYHLWKWSHRLIGIFFFMGAFHYFFIEKPFSNFDPLGLYVSAFCVLGLVSYVWMSLLRPMAPRGHGYKVSSVRHLGGLTEVELQPKGRGLKHKPGQFAFLAVKGSGLSEEHPFTLSSAPRDDRSLRFSVKDLGDYTRRLRRELKEGMEATVSGPFGHFSMPSGRDPQVWIGAGVGITPFLAFAESLKSADAGTVKLYYCVRERDDIPYAMDLERLAEEVGNLELVIVNSNEGVRLTPERIEADLGGGLRQAHVFFCGPVAMRKALKSGLVLKGLRASRFHFEEFEMRTGIGLNALAAWIWDKGIYAFEKRRAAKTQPAE, encoded by the coding sequence TTGAGACTTTTCGGACTGATTTTGATTGCTGCGGCGAGCCTTGTGCCGCTGATCTGGTTTGCGCCGCTTGCCGCCGAGCGGGATCCGGTCGCCGTTTTCAGTCAGTATATCGGGTCGGCTGCCCTGATCCTGATGGGCATCAACCAGTTCATTGCGACCCGGGCGCCCGGACTGGAGACCGTTTTCGGGCCGCTCGACCGCATCTATGTGCTGCACAAGTGGCTTGGCGTCATTGCAATGGTCTGCCTCGGTCTGCACGACATTATCGACGCGGAGATGAACGGATTGCGTGGTGGGCCCCTGGCAGGCATTGCCGAAGACATCGGCGAGGTCAGCCTCTATGGCCTGCTGATCCTCGTCCTGGCCTCCGTGATAACCTTCATTCCCTACCATCTCTGGAAGTGGAGTCACCGCCTGATCGGCATCTTCTTCTTCATGGGTGCGTTTCACTACTTTTTCATCGAAAAACCGTTCTCGAATTTCGATCCGCTGGGCCTCTATGTTTCCGCATTCTGTGTACTCGGTCTTGTCAGCTATGTCTGGATGTCATTGCTGCGCCCGATGGCGCCACGCGGTCATGGCTACAAAGTGTCTTCCGTCCGCCATCTTGGCGGTCTGACAGAAGTGGAGCTTCAGCCAAAGGGCAGGGGATTGAAACACAAGCCGGGCCAGTTTGCTTTTCTGGCCGTCAAGGGAAGCGGCTTGTCCGAGGAGCATCCCTTCACGCTCTCCAGCGCGCCACGTGACGACAGGTCACTGCGTTTTTCAGTCAAGGATCTTGGCGACTATACACGGCGCTTGCGGCGCGAACTTAAGGAAGGCATGGAGGCGACCGTTTCCGGCCCCTTTGGTCATTTCTCCATGCCATCTGGCCGGGACCCGCAAGTCTGGATCGGGGCCGGGGTCGGCATCACGCCGTTTCTGGCCTTTGCCGAAAGCCTGAAATCCGCCGATGCCGGTACGGTGAAGCTCTATTACTGCGTCCGTGAACGCGACGACATTCCCTATGCGATGGATCTGGAACGCCTTGCCGAGGAGGTCGGCAACCTGGAACTGGTGATCGTCAATTCCAATGAGGGCGTGCGGTTGACACCGGAGCGCATTGAAGCGGATCTGGGTGGTGGTCTGCGCCAGGCCCATGTGTTCTTCTGCGGCCCCGTCGCCATGCGCAAGGCCCTCAAGTCCGGCCTGGTGCTGAAAGGCTTGCGGGCCAGCCGTTTCCATTTCGAAGAGTTCGAGATGCGAACCGGCATAGGTCTCAACGCCCTGGCGGCCTGGATCTGGGACAAGGGCATCTACGCCTTCGAAAAACGTCGCGCGGCCAAGACCCAGCCAGCAGAATAA
- a CDS encoding PaaI family thioesterase: protein MHPVMTGDEIMAMLDDVFPQIHAGGRVYAIDGVSPGEASVRLSANELHLRPGGTVSGPSMMALADLAAYVVILAHIGPEALAVTTNLNINFLRKPEPGDLIATCRLLKLGKRLAVVDCGIAGEGQEDLVAHATATYSVPPR from the coding sequence ATGCATCCGGTAATGACGGGCGACGAGATCATGGCAATGCTGGACGACGTGTTCCCGCAGATCCATGCCGGCGGGCGGGTTTATGCCATCGACGGTGTGTCACCTGGGGAAGCCAGCGTGCGCCTCAGCGCCAACGAATTGCATCTAAGGCCCGGCGGGACGGTTTCGGGGCCTTCGATGATGGCGCTTGCCGATCTGGCGGCCTATGTCGTGATCCTTGCCCATATCGGCCCGGAGGCCCTGGCGGTAACCACCAATCTTAACATCAACTTTCTGCGCAAGCCGGAGCCCGGAGACCTGATCGCAACCTGCCGTCTCCTGAAACTGGGCAAGCGGCTGGCCGTGGTCGACTGCGGCATTGCCGGGGAGGGGCAGGAAGACCTGGTTGCCCACGCGACCGCGACCTATTCGGTGCCGCCGCGCTGA
- a CDS encoding GGDEF domain-containing protein — protein MQLFSLPYWTKRPLVLAVVAGGLLLAGIAGAVHVLLDWQVLNSIRHNAEVKAMTWSERLFKNVPNAESMFEEGAVADADILRLVDSFAMIDILKFQLFDMHGHRTFTAGDAEFDHEGALNKNALEVFFSGEPKLFVIHDEVAEYSGQPDTFVEAYVPAVTPDGRRVGTIEVYVDVSPLEEALESAFQQIGWLLVLGTAIVLAVPAAAYVHRTRQLRKKDRKLLELTRYDQLTGILNRNSISEILDDFFADPETANGLGVLFVDVDYFKQVNDQYGHACGDLLLKHIAGILRDSTRRNSDIVGRFGGDEFVVLAPDITRDEFRKLYGRVMEGAKTPCAHEDKSYVPSLSVGAYLTREGDTEKTALHRADLAVYAAKRRGRGQVVEYSEDLEGLFKQDLARQTA, from the coding sequence ATGCAGCTGTTCAGCCTGCCCTACTGGACAAAAAGACCGCTGGTGCTTGCCGTTGTTGCAGGCGGGCTTTTGCTCGCCGGTATTGCCGGTGCCGTTCATGTGCTTCTGGATTGGCAGGTGCTCAATTCCATCCGGCACAATGCCGAAGTCAAGGCAATGACCTGGTCGGAACGGCTGTTCAAGAACGTCCCCAACGCAGAAAGCATGTTTGAAGAGGGCGCTGTTGCCGATGCCGACATACTTCGGCTTGTCGATTCCTTCGCCATGATCGACATCCTGAAGTTCCAGTTGTTTGACATGCACGGGCATCGCACCTTTACGGCCGGCGACGCCGAGTTTGATCATGAAGGTGCGCTCAACAAGAATGCGCTGGAGGTGTTTTTCTCTGGCGAGCCGAAGCTCTTTGTCATTCACGACGAGGTTGCAGAATACTCCGGACAGCCAGACACTTTTGTCGAAGCCTATGTTCCTGCCGTTACACCAGATGGCAGGCGGGTCGGAACAATTGAGGTCTATGTCGACGTCAGCCCCCTGGAAGAAGCCCTTGAATCGGCGTTCCAGCAGATCGGCTGGCTGCTTGTTCTCGGCACAGCGATTGTTTTGGCGGTCCCGGCCGCGGCCTATGTGCACCGGACACGTCAGCTGCGAAAAAAGGACCGCAAACTGCTGGAACTCACCCGCTACGACCAGTTGACCGGTATCCTGAACCGCAATTCCATTTCGGAAATCCTCGACGACTTTTTCGCAGACCCGGAGACGGCCAACGGTCTGGGTGTCCTGTTTGTCGATGTCGACTATTTCAAACAGGTCAATGACCAATACGGACACGCCTGCGGCGATCTGCTGCTGAAACACATCGCCGGCATACTGCGCGACAGCACCCGCAGGAACAGCGACATTGTCGGACGTTTCGGTGGCGACGAATTTGTGGTGCTTGCCCCCGACATCACCCGCGACGAGTTCCGCAAACTCTATGGCCGCGTGATGGAAGGTGCAAAAACACCCTGTGCGCACGAGGACAAGAGTTATGTGCCCAGCCTGAGCGTCGGGGCCTACCTGACCCGGGAAGGCGATACGGAAAAAACCGCGCTGCACCGGGCCGATCTGGCCGTTTATGCGGCCAAGCGGCGCGGCCGCGGTCAGGTTGTCGAATATTCAGAGGACCTGGAAGGCCTGTTCAAGCAGGATCTGGCCCGCCAGACAGCCTGA
- the rplM gene encoding 50S ribosomal protein L13 gives MKTFSAKPAEVEKKWILIDAEGMVVGRLAAFIANHLRGKHLPTYTPHIDTGDNVIVVNADKVVFTGRKYDNKKYYWHTGHPGGIKERTARAILEGRFPERVLEKAVQRMMPGGPLSNKQLKNLKVYAGPTHPHEAQSPELVDVKGLNAKNDGKRA, from the coding sequence ATGAAGACCTTCTCTGCCAAGCCGGCTGAGGTCGAGAAAAAGTGGATCTTGATCGACGCAGAAGGCATGGTTGTCGGCCGTCTCGCCGCCTTCATCGCCAACCATCTGCGTGGCAAGCATCTGCCGACCTACACGCCTCACATCGACACCGGTGACAACGTCATCGTCGTCAATGCGGACAAAGTCGTGTTCACCGGCCGCAAGTACGACAACAAGAAATACTACTGGCACACCGGCCATCCGGGCGGCATCAAGGAGCGCACCGCACGTGCCATCCTGGAAGGCCGTTTCCCGGAGCGCGTCCTGGAAAAAGCCGTGCAGCGTATGATGCCGGGCGGTCCGCTGTCCAACAAGCAGCTGAAAAACCTCAAGGTTTACGCTGGTCCGACCCACCCGCATGAAGCTCAGTCGCCGGAACTCGTCGACGTCAAGGGCCTCAACGCAAAGAATGACGGCAAGAGGGCTTAA
- the rpsI gene encoding 30S ribosomal protein S9 translates to MAELQSLEELGGAVDTAAPEAPVHVQKLDAQGRAYATGKRKDAIARVWIKPGTGKIIVNKKDFTEYFARPVLQMILQQPIMLTDRAGQYDVVATVTGGGLSGQAGAVRHGLSKALTHYEPELRGVLKKNGFLTRDSRVVERKKFGRRKARRSFQFSKR, encoded by the coding sequence ATGGCTGAGCTGCAATCCCTGGAAGAACTGGGCGGCGCGGTCGACACCGCAGCCCCCGAAGCTCCGGTCCATGTCCAGAAGCTGGACGCTCAGGGCCGTGCGTACGCAACCGGCAAGCGTAAGGACGCCATCGCGCGCGTCTGGATCAAGCCGGGCACCGGCAAGATCATCGTCAACAAGAAGGACTTCACCGAGTATTTCGCTCGTCCGGTTCTTCAGATGATCCTTCAGCAGCCGATCATGCTCACCGACCGTGCTGGCCAGTACGACGTTGTAGCCACCGTCACCGGTGGTGGTCTGTCCGGTCAGGCTGGCGCTGTGCGTCACGGCCTCTCCAAGGCCCTGACCCACTACGAGCCGGAGCTGCGCGGCGTTCTGAAGAAAAACGGCTTCCTGACCCGCGACAGCCGCGTCGTCGAACGTAAGAAGTTCGGCCGCCGCAAGGCCCGCCGGTCCTTCCAGTTCTCCAAGCGTTAA
- a CDS encoding YHYH protein, with protein sequence MIVSRPSGNLACAGLLAVCLIPSDVSAHDAARLSIPPDASAVLKTFLAHVRPEAIMQDAEVADCTLSGGTTTRCVKLVLKQAPREEPGPWCPSTIEDGPEDAGIWFKDGKVYDADGAFVKNLAEFYDDPKWQMYDPKTGEVLVSRSFDACFGVARPDVWKAYYYYCAQCTPEQTVFSPIRTLFIPLDPVPVDEPIELTDHPGAGISLDGVRFEGPAPVNAILHAYNIAPFDDCGGHVNPYFGYHYHFATECLETVEQSGGHADLVGMAMDGHGIYSQLDADGQEPPDLDSCRGHTTAGLGYHYHAAPLGVNRVIGCFRAELGCALSPGSQTCDARLPLEPIEVPLPPPGSIPPE encoded by the coding sequence ATGATTGTCAGCCGACCTTCCGGAAACCTTGCATGTGCAGGCCTTTTGGCGGTCTGCCTGATCCCGTCTGACGTCAGCGCACATGACGCTGCAAGACTGAGCATTCCGCCAGACGCATCCGCTGTGTTGAAGACCTTCCTGGCTCATGTCCGGCCGGAAGCCATCATGCAGGACGCCGAGGTAGCGGACTGCACGCTCTCCGGCGGCACCACGACCAGATGCGTGAAACTGGTGCTGAAACAGGCGCCGCGCGAAGAGCCCGGGCCCTGGTGTCCGAGCACGATTGAAGACGGACCGGAGGACGCCGGCATCTGGTTCAAGGACGGCAAGGTCTATGACGCAGATGGTGCGTTCGTCAAAAATCTGGCCGAATTCTACGACGATCCGAAATGGCAGATGTATGACCCGAAAACGGGAGAAGTCCTGGTCTCAAGGTCCTTTGATGCCTGCTTCGGAGTGGCGCGGCCGGATGTCTGGAAGGCGTATTACTATTACTGCGCGCAGTGCACGCCGGAGCAGACCGTTTTTTCGCCCATTCGAACACTGTTCATTCCGCTGGATCCTGTGCCTGTCGACGAGCCAATCGAGTTGACCGATCATCCGGGCGCCGGCATTTCACTCGACGGGGTCCGCTTTGAAGGCCCTGCCCCGGTCAATGCCATTTTGCACGCCTACAACATCGCCCCGTTCGACGATTGCGGCGGTCACGTGAACCCCTATTTCGGCTACCACTATCATTTCGCCACGGAGTGTCTTGAAACTGTCGAACAGTCTGGCGGGCATGCGGACCTTGTGGGCATGGCGATGGATGGCCACGGCATCTATAGCCAGCTGGACGCAGATGGCCAGGAGCCGCCAGATCTCGACTCATGCAGAGGCCACACAACGGCAGGGCTCGGCTATCATTATCACGCTGCCCCTCTGGGCGTGAACCGCGTGATTGGCTGTTTCAGGGCCGAACTCGGCTGTGCGCTCTCCCCCGGGTCCCAGACCTGCGACGCAAGACTGCCCCTGGAACCAATCGAAGTGCCGCTGCCGCCGCCCGGTTCGATCCCCCCGGAATAG
- a CDS encoding MATE family efflux transporter, whose translation MSRSMSGAMSQAKFVTGSLFRHVTVMSLTSSVGLMAIFAVDFVDMIFISMLGKAELAAAVGYAGAILFFTTSFNIGVAIAAGALVARALGAGDREEARQQASNALVAGVIFSGVFALAVWLSLDLLVSLIGAHGDTHDLAVHYLQIIVPTLPLLLLGMAGGAVLRAHGDAKRAMMATIAGGVVNAVLDPILIFGLDLELTGAALASAASRVAIAFFALAPIFRFYGGLSLPRPLKLLKDLPPISAIAFPAILTQLATPVGQAFVTRSMAEFGEEAVAGMAVVARMTPLAFATIFALSGAVGPIVGQNFGAGKYDRVRGTLREALLFTALVVGLAALALFFLRTPIARLFDADGLALTLIFLFCGPLALAFFFNGALFVANAFFNNLGRPFYSTWMNWGRHTLGTIPFVMVGGALYGAPGVLIGQAAGGVVFGIAAVVLVRVVIRDVETHHEASKGPGLFQRQARQVILFFSRR comes from the coding sequence ATGTCCAGATCGATGTCAGGTGCCATGAGCCAGGCCAAATTCGTTACAGGCAGCTTGTTCCGTCATGTCACGGTCATGTCGCTGACGTCCTCAGTCGGCCTGATGGCGATCTTTGCCGTCGACTTTGTCGACATGATCTTCATCTCCATGCTCGGCAAGGCGGAACTGGCTGCCGCGGTTGGTTACGCCGGCGCGATCCTGTTTTTCACCACGTCTTTCAATATCGGCGTTGCCATTGCGGCCGGCGCTCTGGTCGCGCGGGCGCTTGGGGCAGGGGATCGGGAGGAGGCGCGGCAACAGGCCTCCAACGCGCTCGTGGCCGGGGTGATCTTCAGTGGCGTCTTTGCCCTTGCGGTCTGGTTGTCGCTGGACCTGCTTGTCAGCCTGATCGGCGCCCATGGCGACACCCATGATCTGGCGGTTCACTATTTGCAGATCATTGTGCCAACGTTGCCATTGCTATTGCTCGGCATGGCGGGGGGCGCCGTGCTCAGGGCCCATGGCGATGCCAAGCGGGCAATGATGGCGACAATTGCCGGCGGCGTCGTCAATGCGGTCCTGGACCCGATCCTGATTTTCGGACTGGATCTGGAATTGACCGGCGCTGCCCTGGCGAGCGCCGCGTCGCGCGTTGCGATTGCCTTTTTTGCCCTGGCGCCGATCTTCCGGTTTTACGGCGGGCTCAGCCTGCCGAGACCGCTCAAGCTCCTGAAAGACCTGCCCCCCATATCCGCCATCGCCTTTCCCGCCATCCTGACCCAGCTGGCAACACCCGTCGGCCAGGCCTTCGTCACGCGCTCCATGGCGGAGTTCGGCGAAGAGGCTGTCGCCGGCATGGCCGTGGTCGCACGCATGACGCCGCTCGCCTTTGCCACGATCTTTGCCCTGTCCGGTGCTGTCGGACCCATCGTCGGCCAGAATTTTGGTGCCGGAAAGTATGACCGGGTGCGCGGCACCTTGCGCGAAGCGCTGCTCTTCACGGCGCTCGTGGTCGGCCTGGCCGCGTTGGCCCTGTTCTTTCTCAGAACGCCGATTGCGCGCCTGTTCGATGCCGATGGCCTTGCCCTGACGCTGATCTTCCTGTTTTGCGGCCCGCTGGCGCTGGCCTTTTTCTTCAACGGCGCCTTGTTCGTTGCCAACGCGTTTTTCAACAATCTTGGCCGGCCGTTTTACTCCACCTGGATGAACTGGGGCCGGCACACGCTCGGGACGATCCCCTTTGTCATGGTGGGGGGCGCACTTTATGGCGCTCCCGGCGTCCTGATCGGACAGGCTGCCGGCGGCGTCGTCTTCGGGATTGCCGCGGTGGTGCTGGTGCGCGTCGTGATCCGCGATGTGGAGACGCATCACGAAGCCTCGAAAGGTCCGGGCCTGTTCCAGCGTCAGGCACGTCAGGTCATATTGTTCTTTTCAAGAAGGTGA
- a CDS encoding helix-turn-helix domain-containing protein, whose amino-acid sequence MNLLDISEVSKQTGIAASAIRHYEEKGLITSVGRRGLKRLFGPEVIDQLALITLGKAGGFSLDEIKAMFGPDGRPAISRQVLYGKANDLDRQIDHLISLRDMIRHVAECSAPSHMECPKFRRLLRLGGKRKTETRKIPSPAALL is encoded by the coding sequence ATGAATTTGCTGGATATTTCAGAAGTTTCGAAGCAGACCGGCATCGCCGCGTCGGCCATTCGCCATTATGAGGAAAAGGGCCTGATCACTTCCGTGGGACGCAGAGGGCTGAAGCGGCTGTTCGGTCCGGAGGTGATCGATCAGCTGGCGCTGATCACGCTCGGCAAGGCTGGCGGATTTTCACTTGATGAGATCAAAGCCATGTTTGGCCCGGACGGGCGTCCCGCTATTTCAAGACAGGTTCTTTATGGCAAGGCTAACGACCTCGACCGACAGATCGATCACCTGATCTCGCTGCGCGACATGATCCGCCACGTGGCCGAATGCTCTGCACCGTCCCATATGGAATGCCCCAAGTTTCGGCGGCTACTTCGTTTGGGAGGAAAGAGGAAAACTGAAACCAGAAAAATACCCAGTCCAGCTGCGCTTCTTTAA
- a CDS encoding MFS transporter gives MSSQTHVSGRPIWLEAAAIALLLIATLKIMANATISPALPGLEASFADSPQAAYLTRFLVAAPSLSVVLIAPFAGLAADRFGRAPLLIAGVVLFAVSGSAGAYLPDLSSILVSRLLLGVAVALTMTAQVALVGDLFDGERRSAFLGLQTAAINFSGFLFISLAGGLAGLSPRLPFLIYALPALLLPLLLVVLRQERRSRIASQIAAAPVPAASEKSWWLPSLGVAVLTMLTVMLFFLMPSQLPFYLEENGLDGALGTAFGLGALTLTAGCVAMAFKRISARLGLAMTFGLGFAMMATGFATLSLGASWGLILAGAAQVGAGYALVQPALFMLALHLVPESRRGRVSGMVTTAMFLGQVVSPLLLTPLLDLSGFEWLFRAVAAGFAVACLSASVIAWFKRRRPPARSKWQTARG, from the coding sequence GTGTCTTCCCAAACGCATGTGTCAGGCCGCCCGATCTGGCTGGAAGCTGCGGCCATCGCGCTGCTCCTGATTGCAACGCTCAAGATCATGGCCAATGCCACCATCAGCCCTGCGCTTCCCGGACTGGAAGCAAGCTTTGCCGATAGTCCGCAAGCTGCCTACCTGACGCGGTTCCTGGTGGCCGCGCCGTCCCTTTCCGTCGTGTTGATTGCACCATTTGCCGGCCTTGCCGCCGACAGGTTTGGCCGTGCGCCCCTGTTGATCGCGGGGGTGGTGCTGTTCGCCGTCAGCGGCAGCGCCGGCGCCTATCTGCCCGATCTGAGCTCCATTCTCGTCAGCCGGCTGCTGCTGGGCGTCGCCGTTGCACTCACCATGACAGCCCAGGTCGCTCTGGTCGGAGACCTGTTTGACGGCGAGCGCCGCAGCGCCTTTCTGGGACTGCAGACAGCGGCCATCAACTTCAGCGGTTTCCTGTTCATCAGCCTGGCTGGCGGACTTGCCGGTCTTTCGCCGCGACTGCCGTTCCTGATCTACGCTCTGCCGGCTTTGCTTTTGCCGTTGCTGCTTGTGGTTCTGCGGCAGGAAAGACGGTCGCGCATCGCTTCCCAGATTGCAGCTGCACCGGTGCCGGCAGCGTCTGAAAAGAGCTGGTGGCTGCCATCACTCGGGGTTGCGGTGCTGACCATGCTCACCGTGATGCTGTTCTTCCTGATGCCGAGCCAGTTGCCCTTCTATCTGGAAGAAAACGGCCTGGACGGAGCCCTGGGAACGGCCTTTGGGCTGGGCGCGCTCACCTTGACCGCCGGCTGTGTGGCCATGGCATTCAAGCGGATCAGCGCCAGGCTGGGCCTTGCGATGACCTTCGGTCTCGGCTTCGCCATGATGGCAACCGGTTTCGCCACGCTGTCCCTCGGTGCCTCCTGGGGCCTGATTCTGGCCGGCGCTGCCCAGGTCGGTGCGGGTTATGCCCTGGTGCAGCCGGCTCTCTTCATGCTTGCGCTTCATCTGGTGCCGGAAAGCAGGCGGGGCAGGGTCTCCGGAATGGTCACGACCGCCATGTTTCTCGGTCAGGTGGTCTCACCGCTGCTCTTGACGCCACTTCTCGATCTCAGTGGATTCGAGTGGCTGTTTCGCGCTGTTGCGGCTGGTTTTGCCGTTGCCTGTCTCTCGGCATCTGTCATTGCGTGGTTCAAAAGGAGGCGGCCGCCAGCACGCTCAAAATGGCAGACTGCTCGAGGGTGA
- a CDS encoding HlyD family secretion protein, producing the protein MLELLFSALITIVPDYLYRRHRQGKRLGHEITLFNVWYELRWGITGCAVLAISLLTVIFYFHPTTTNVTSLFRTVSILSDRPGRVEEVYVSDNQFVRAGDPIFRLDTQRQRAAAETARRRIAEIDAALVVARSDLLATEGSIVATESQLRQAQDDFNRRNELSERNQNVVSQQELERLRLSVAGLEGTLQSAQAQRDAVAGRLNNLLPAQRASAEAALAQAETEIEKSTVFAGTNGTVRQFKLKPGDLVNPILRPAGVLVPEGSGRGRFQAGFGQISAQVLHPGTLVEITCASKPLTVIPMKVVEVQTAIAGGQLRPTDQLIDLQDRARPGTILTVIEPLYEGHADEVPPGSRCIGVAYSSHDKAIKAGKITGFSAFLSRIVDGMGIANALVIRAQALLLPVKVLVF; encoded by the coding sequence ATGCTTGAGCTGCTCTTCAGTGCACTGATCACGATCGTCCCGGACTACCTTTACCGACGGCACAGGCAGGGCAAACGGCTCGGTCACGAAATCACGCTGTTCAATGTCTGGTACGAGCTTCGCTGGGGGATCACCGGCTGTGCCGTTCTGGCCATTTCGCTGCTCACGGTCATCTTCTACTTTCACCCTACAACGACGAATGTGACCTCACTGTTCCGGACCGTTTCCATTCTCAGCGACCGCCCCGGCCGCGTGGAAGAGGTCTATGTTTCCGACAATCAGTTCGTACGCGCCGGCGACCCGATTTTCCGGCTGGACACCCAGCGACAGCGGGCAGCGGCTGAAACGGCGCGCCGACGCATTGCCGAGATCGACGCGGCCCTCGTTGTCGCGCGGTCCGACCTGCTTGCGACCGAAGGCTCTATCGTTGCGACGGAAAGCCAGTTGCGGCAGGCCCAGGACGATTTCAACCGAAGGAACGAACTTTCGGAGCGCAATCAGAATGTTGTCAGCCAGCAGGAACTGGAACGACTTCGCCTGAGTGTCGCGGGGCTGGAAGGTACATTGCAATCGGCACAAGCGCAGCGCGACGCGGTTGCCGGCCGGTTGAACAATCTGCTGCCGGCGCAGCGTGCAAGTGCGGAGGCAGCCCTGGCGCAAGCGGAAACCGAAATCGAGAAATCGACCGTCTTTGCCGGAACCAACGGCACTGTCCGCCAGTTCAAACTGAAACCGGGAGACCTCGTCAATCCGATCTTGCGCCCGGCGGGAGTCCTGGTGCCGGAAGGCTCCGGCCGGGGCCGGTTCCAGGCCGGGTTCGGCCAGATATCAGCCCAGGTGCTTCATCCAGGCACGCTCGTGGAGATCACATGTGCCTCAAAACCCCTCACCGTCATTCCGATGAAGGTCGTTGAAGTGCAAACCGCCATTGCAGGTGGCCAGTTGCGCCCGACCGATCAGCTGATCGATCTGCAGGACCGTGCCCGCCCGGGCACGATCCTGACAGTCATCGAACCTCTCTACGAAGGACATGCCGACGAGGTTCCCCCTGGAAGCAGATGCATCGGCGTTGCCTATTCCAGTCATGACAAGGCCATCAAGGCCGGCAAGATCACGGGATTTTCCGCCTTTCTGTCCCGTATTGTCGATGGCATGGGCATTGCCAATGCGCTGGTGATCCGTGCTCAGGCGCTGCTCCTGCCGGTGAAGGTTCTGGTGTTCTGA